The Coregonus clupeaformis isolate EN_2021a chromosome 8, ASM2061545v1, whole genome shotgun sequence genome has a segment encoding these proteins:
- the LOC121571303 gene encoding serine protease HTRA3 isoform X2, whose product MSDTGLIVTNAHVVSSTTPVSGRQQLKVQMHNGDIYEATIKDIDKKSDIATIKVNPLKKLPVLLLGHSADLRPGEFVVAIGSPFALQNTVTTGIVSTAQRDGKELGIRDSDMDYIQTDAIINYGNSGGPLVNLDGEVIGINTLKVAAGISFAIPSDRITRFLKESMDKQSKEVRSLKKRFIGIRMLTITPALVEELKQQNPDFPDVTSGIYVHEVVPHSPAQKGGIRDGDIIVKLNGRPLLTTADLQGALTEETALLLEVRRGNDDLLFNIQPDVIMQ is encoded by the exons ATGTCAGACACAGGTTTGATAGTGACCAACGCCCATGTAGTCTCCAGCACCACGCCTGTATCGGGGCGTCAGCAGCTCAAGGTCCAGATGCACAATGGTGATATCTACGAAGCAACCATCAAGGACATCGACAAGAAGTCCGACATCGCCACCATCAAAGTCAACCCACTG aAAAAGCTCCCGGTGCTGTTGCTAGGCCACTCGGCTGACCTTAGACCTGGTGAGTTTGTGGTTGCCATTGGCAGCCCCTTCGCGCTCCAGAACACGGTTACCACAGGGATCGTGAGCACTGCACAGAGAGACGGGAAGGAGCTGGGCATCAGAGACTCTGACATGGACTATATACAGACGGACGCCATCATCAAC TATGGAAATTCAGGCGGACCTCTTGTTAACTTG GACGGGGAGGTGATTGGCATCAACACTCTGAAAGTGGCTGCTGGGATCTCCTTCGCCATCCCTTCTGATAGGATCACACGCTTCCTCAAGGAATCAATGGACAAGCAGAGCAAAG aagTGAGATCATTGAAGAAACGGTTCATTGGAATAAGGATGCTCACCATCACCCCAGC GCTGGTTGAGGAGCTGAAGCAGCAGAACCCAGACTTCCCTGATGTCACTAGTGGGATCTACGTCCATGAAGTGGTGCCTCATTCTCCTGCACAGAA AGGTGGTATCAGAGACGGTGACATCATCGTGAAGCTGAACGGTCGTCCTCTGCTGACCACAGCTGACCTACAGGGGGCGCTCACAGAGGAGACAGCCCTGCTGCTGGAGGTCAGGAGGGGTAATGACGACCTGCTCTTCAACATCCAGCCTGATGTCATTATGCAGTAA